The nucleotide sequence TTGCCAAGGTAACCCTTGAGCTTGTAGTATTCTGAGCCGCCAAGTTCAGGGTAAGTGTCACCGACTATATAGAGCAAGTTGCCTGCGGCTTTCAAATCCATGGACACAGTTAAGCTCACATCTGGAACAATACCAACCGCCGTTATGAGCAGCGTTGGCGTAACTGGACCAAGAGGTGACTCATTGTAGAGACTGTCTTTGCCCGAAATAAACGGAGTTCTAAACGCAGTAGCCACAGCGTAGCATGCTTGGCACGCCCTGACCAGTGAGCCGAGGCGTTCTGGTTTTTCTGGGTTGCCCCAAGTGAAATTGTCCAAAAGCGCGATTCTTCTGCCGCCCACCGCGAGGTTATTGCGTATCGCTTCGTCTATGGCTGAAGCCGCCATCCAGTAAGCATCAATTTTCCCGTAATTCGGGTTCATGCCGCAGGAAATCGCTAGGCCTTTAATGGAGTCATCTACGGGTTTGAGAACCGCAGCATCGTTGGGGCCAGCGTATTCGCCTTGCAGAGGCTTTAGGGTTGTGTTACCTTTAACTTCATGGTCGTAAGTGCGAATAACGCTTTCTTTGCTTGCAATGTTTGGCGCCGCCAGCAGTTGCAAAAGCGTTTGGGTGAGGTCTTGGGGCTCTGCAAACTTTGGCTCTTTAAGGCTTGGCGTTTCGATGGTGGCGTTTTTGGTGACCTCGCAAAGGTTAAACAGGAAAGCCATGTCTAAGTCCGCAACTGTTTCTTGCCCATACTTGAGTTGTAGGCGCCGCTCTTTAGTTAGCACACCAATCGCAGTGGCTTCCACGTCTTCTCGTTCAAAAACTTCCATGGCTTTATCTAAGTTCTCGGGAGGAATAGTCAGGAACATGCGTTCTTGTGATTCAGAAATGTAGATTTCCCATGGCGCTAACCCCTGATACTTTAGCGGAACTTTTGAGAGGTCAACACTTGCTCCGCAATCGTATTTTTCAGCGGTTTCACCAACGGCGGAAGACAAGCCTCCGCCGCCAAGGTCTGTTGTTGCGGATGCGAGTTGTAGGTCTCGGATGGCGTTCATGGCGCGCTTGACCTTTTCCTCCTCAATCGGGTCAGCGATTTGTACCGCTGGACGCGAGATTTCCTCGGATTTCTCTGTGAGTTCGGCTGAGGCAAACGTTACGCCGTGGATGCCGTCTCTGCCTGTTTTTCCGCCTATGACCACTATGAGGTCGCCGACTTTGGCGGCTTTTCTGTATTTGTTTAGGGGTAAGAGTCCTATGCATCCGCAGAATACGGTGACGTTTCCTGTGTAGGATTCGTCAAAGTATATGGCTCCGTTCACGGTTGGGATGCCCATGTTGTTGCCATAAGCGCTGATGCCTGCGGTGACGCCCATGTAAACGTATTTTGGGTGTTTGATGCCTGCGGGAAGTTTAGTGTAATCATAATCTAGTGGTCCAAAGCCTAAAACGTCGGTGCATGCGATGGGGTCTGCCCACACGCCAAGGATGTCTCGGATGACGCCGCCCACGCCTGTTGCTGCTCCTCCGAATGGTTCCACTGCGGAGGGGTGGTTGTGGGTTTCCACTTTGGCGGCGATTCCGTAGCCCTTGTCGAATTTGACTATGCCCGCGTTGTCCTCAAACACGCTAAAGCACCATGGCGCTTTGATTTCTTTGGTTGCTTTGGCGATGTAGGTTTTTAGGAGACTGTTGATTTCTTTGCCGTCAAGTTTGATTTTGCCCCTAAAAGTCTTGTGACAGCAGTGCTCTGACCATGTTTGGCTTATGGTTTGCAGTTCAACATCTGTGGGATTTCGCTTCTCAGTTCGGAAATAAGCTTGAATTTCTTTGAGTTCTTGAGGACTAAAGCCCAATGCCAGCTCGTTGTTGATTTCTGCGAGTTGCGCGTCGGTAGCGTTCGCTGTTGTTACTTCGAGGACTTGGCTGTTTTCGCGTTGGATGTAGAGGTCAGGTTTCATTTCTGCTCCTCAACAGTTATGGTGTAGTTGTCTTTGGTTGGGTTCGCTAAGAGGCGCTTGCTCATTTCTTGAGCTTTGGCTTTCGCCTCGCTCAGCGTTTGGGCGTCTAGAAGTACGGTGTAGACTTTGCTGACGTCTACGGCTTGGACTTTGTAGCCGAGTTCTTTTAGTAATCGTGCGGTTGTTTCGCCTTCCGGGTTGCTGTGTCCGGGTTTGAGGCTGACTTCTATTTTTGCAGCGTATCTCATGAGCCTTTAAATTAAGCTATCAAGATTTAAACACTTTCGTCAAGAAAAATGCAATATTCGACGTTAAAAAGCGGTGTTTTGTGTTTTGTTTCTTTGTGTGAGAAATTTTGTTTTAATCCTGTCACAAGTCTGCTTGAGAGGGCGGCTGTATTTTGTTTTTGGAGCCGTTTTCTGCGACTGTTAGGTTGTGGGATATGCGGTTTCTTTCACAACTCCAACATGACTCAATG is from Candidatus Bathyarchaeota archaeon and encodes:
- the purS gene encoding phosphoribosylformylglycinamidine synthase subunit PurS; translation: MRYAAKIEVSLKPGHSNPEGETTARLLKELGYKVQAVDVSKVYTVLLDAQTLSEAKAKAQEMSKRLLANPTKDNYTITVEEQK
- the purL gene encoding phosphoribosylformylglycinamidine synthase subunit PurL, with protein sequence MKPDLYIQRENSQVLEVTTANATDAQLAEINNELALGFSPQELKEIQAYFRTEKRNPTDVELQTISQTWSEHCCHKTFRGKIKLDGKEINSLLKTYIAKATKEIKAPWCFSVFEDNAGIVKFDKGYGIAAKVETHNHPSAVEPFGGAATGVGGVIRDILGVWADPIACTDVLGFGPLDYDYTKLPAGIKHPKYVYMGVTAGISAYGNNMGIPTVNGAIYFDESYTGNVTVFCGCIGLLPLNKYRKAAKVGDLIVVIGGKTGRDGIHGVTFASAELTEKSEEISRPAVQIADPIEEEKVKRAMNAIRDLQLASATTDLGGGGLSSAVGETAEKYDCGASVDLSKVPLKYQGLAPWEIYISESQERMFLTIPPENLDKAMEVFEREDVEATAIGVLTKERRLQLKYGQETVADLDMAFLFNLCEVTKNATIETPSLKEPKFAEPQDLTQTLLQLLAAPNIASKESVIRTYDHEVKGNTTLKPLQGEYAGPNDAAVLKPVDDSIKGLAISCGMNPNYGKIDAYWMAASAIDEAIRNNLAVGGRRIALLDNFTWGNPEKPERLGSLVRACQACYAVATAFRTPFISGKDSLYNESPLGPVTPTLLITAVGIVPDVSLTVSMDLKAAGNLLYIVGDTYPELGGSEYYKLKGYLGKSVPQLRATKARKTYYNLTKAMSRGIVKSCHDLSEGGLAVAAAEMAFAGGYGLELDLRAVPGKDLARNDFVLFSESNSRFLIEIAKKDKADFEGLMGKYSAQIGRVTKEQKLLIHGLNGKVVVDAPLEKLRHSWKKTLSPEEAQQ